TAATTGATAGGTTTATAAATAAACTACAAAAAGATAAAAAAATAGAAGCATATATTTTTTATGATGAATCACCAATAAAAGTTGTTTTACCTGTTTTAGATATAGATTTTGAAAGAAAGCAGATTGAGTTTGAAATAAATCCAAAAATAGAAGCAATGATAAATCAGGAAAAAGAAATTTATGTAAGGTTTAGCAATGAAGTTCTACTTTTAAGACCTTTATTTTGGAATAAGGAAACTTTAGTTACAACCTTTCCTTTTCTTGCTATAGAACCAAAAGTAAAAAGGGAACATGTAAGAGTAAAATGTTCCCAAAAAAATCCAATTCTATTAGAGATAGATGATGACATCAATGTATGTGTGCTGCTTAGGGACATTTCTGAGAAAGGATTTAGTTTTAAGTTGCCAAAAACTGTTTATTTAGAATTAAATAAACCATTCTCAGGAAAACTTAATATTAATGGTAAATCCTTGCCAATTGTTTTTAAAGTTCTTTACAAAATAGAAAGACCTGATAATACTTATAGATATGGTGCAAAAATTTTAAATGCGACAGCTAAGGTTGAAGACGAAGTAGCAAAATACATTTTTGAAAGACAAAGGGAAATTGCAAAGATACTTAATACTTTTGCAGATTAAGGCAAACCTAAAACTTTATGGCACTGGGGTATAATTCTACTTTCAATGCCAAACTTCAAAAGCTCATCTTGCAATTTTAAAGCTTTATTAACCATTTCTGGCTTATTGCTTTCCGGTTGAAGTACGATAACATCGTTTTTAATATACTCCGTAAGGTCCGGTCTTATAATATGTTTAACGTCTAAGGTTTCATCAACGACAAATTTAAACTCAGATATATAGGGTAAAAGATTTTTGTTTATAAAATAGAAAGGTGGTTTTGGTGAACATGTGATATAGATCTTAGACTTATCTAAGTTTTCAAAGTTTTGATTCCAAAGAGTACCGTTTGTTTCTATAAATACTTGATAGTTGTTTTCTATAAGATTTCCAACCAAAATATCAAGATTTTCTGTAAAGAATGGCTCACCGCCTGTAATACAAACTCTTTTTAGATTGTATTTTTTTATCTCTTCTAAAATATCAGATATACTTAGTAACTTAAAGTTTTCTCCTGTATAAGAGTAGGGGGTATCACACCAACTACATCTTAAATTACAGCCTTCTAATCTTATAAAGACAACAGGAAGACCTACCCATCTTCCCTCGCCTTCAACAGAACGAAATATTTCAACAACTTTAAAAGTTTCTTTATTGAGGTCTTTCTTCAACAATTTCATAAGCTTCTATTATGTCTCCTACTTTTATGTCATTAAAATTCTTTAAAGTAAGTCCACATTCAAAGCCTTTCTGAACTTCTTTAACATCTTCTTTAAATCTTTTTAAAGAGCTTATCTCTCCATCGTATATTACAACACCATTCCTTACCAATCTGGCTTTTGCATTTCTTTTAATTATGCCATCTGTAATATAACATCCTGCTATTGTACCAATAGATTTTGCTTTAAACGTTGCTCTCACTTCCGCAGTCCCGAGCAATACTTCTCTATAAGTAGGAGCAAGCATACCCTTCATTGCTTTTTCTAAATCTTCCAATGCTTGATAGATAATGTTATAAACTCTTATATCTACGTTCTCTTCTTCTGCAGCTTTTCTTGCTCCAGCATCTGGTCTAACGTTGAACCCTATAATTATTGCGTTAGATGCCGCTGCAAGCATAACATCACTTTCTGTAATTCCACCAACAGCACCGTGTATTATATTAATACTTACTTCACTAAATTTATTTGAAAGCTCTTCTATGGACTTTCTGAGAGCCTCTAAAGAACCTTGTGTATCAGCTTTAATAATGATATTAATTTCTTTAACTTCGCTAAGATTTTCTAAATGTATTCTTGTCTTTTTAGCAAGAAGCTCTTCTTCTCTTCTTAATTTTCTAATTTCAGCTAACTGTTTAGCCTCTCTTTCTGATGCTTTTACAATAAATTTATCTCCCGCTTGAGGAACTTCTTCAAATCCAAGCACCTCTACGGGAGTTCCAGGTCCTGCTTCTTTAAGCCTTTCTCCTCTCTCGTTCAAAAGAGCCTTAACCTTACCCCAAGTATAACCAGCTACAAAGTAATCTCCAACTTTTAAAGTACCATTCTCAACTAAAACAGTAGCTACAGGTCCTTTCTTAGGGTCTAATTTAGATTCAATAACTGTTCCTACTGCTTGCCTATTAGGGTTTGCTTTGAGTTCTAACATTTCAGCAACGAGTAAGACCATTTCTAAAAGCTCTTCTACATTCTTTCCTGTTTTTGCAGATACATCTACAAAGATCGTATCTCCACCCCATTCTTCTGGGATAAGTCCATACTGGGTAAGCTCTTGTCTTACTCTCATAGGGTCTGCACCAGGTTTATCTATCTTGTTAACAGCTACAACAATAGGAACTTTTGCACTTTTTGCGTGGTTAATAGCTTCTACAGTTTGAGGCTTTACTCCGTCATCTGCAGCAACTACTAAGATAGCTATATCTGCAACTTTTGACCCTCTTGCTCTTAAAGTTGTAAATGCCTCGTGTCCGGGTGTATCCAAGAATGTTATTTCTTTTCCGTTTGGAAGTTTTATTTTATAAGCACCTATATGCTGAGTGATACCACCATGCTCTTTTGCTGCAACATCTGTTTTTCTAATAGTGTCAAGCAACGTAGTTTTTCCGTGGTCTACGTGCCCCATTACTACCACAACAGGCGGTCTTGGGACAAGATTTCCTTCTTCTTCAGCTGTTTCTTCTTCAGAAAGGATTTCTTCCTCTGCTTCTTTTTCTTCCTCTACACCTTCTTCTTTCAGTTCAGCTAAAAATCCGTGTTCTTCTGCTATTTCTATAGCTATCTTAGGGTCTATTGTTTGGTTTACTGTTGCAAGTATTTTTCTTTTTAATAAATCCATCAATATTTGATTTACAGGAATATCTAATAAATCTGCTAACTCTCTAACTGTTATTACTTCAGGGATTTGGACGATTTTAATTTCTTCTTCTTTTGATTGCTCTTCTACTTCTTTTTTCTTCTCTTCTTTCTTAGGCTTTCTCTTTTTAGGTTGGCCTTCCATTAACTTTCTGAGGGCTTCCATTTCTTCTTTTTGTTCTTTTGCTAATCTTGTTTCTCTTTCCTCTTTTGTTTCTTTTTTCTCAACCCTTTTCTCTTCTTTTATAGACTCTGGAACGATAGCAATAGGGGTTGGTTGTTTTTCTTCTCTTTTTTCAAATCTCTCTTTTTTCTCAAATGGCTTTCTTTCTTCTTTGTATTTTTCTTTTTCAGCAAAACCTTCCTTAGGAGGTCTTGTTTCCTCTCTTTTTTCAAATTTTCCCTTTTTCTCGTATTTTTCTCTTTTTTCATATCCTTCTCTTTTTTCGTATGGCTTCTTTTCGAAAGGTTTTTTCTCGTAAGGCTTTCTTTCTTCTTTCTTTTCAAATTCTCTTTTTTCTTTTCTGAAAGGCTTTCTTTCTTCTTCTGCAACTACACCTTCTATTACTTCAGGAATTTCTTCTTTTTTTGGCTCTGGCTTAATTTCTTCTTCTTTTTTCTCTTCAGGAATTTCTTTTATTTTTTCTTTTGCTTTTAACTCTTCTTCTTTTTTAGCTTTTTCTTCCTCTTCTCTTCTTTTTCTCTCTTCTTCTAATTTCCTTAACTCTTCTTCTCTTCTTTTCTTTTCATCTTCTATGGCTTTTTTAACTTTTTCAACAGTTTCTTCATCAATGATTGTCCAGTTTGTGATCTCTTTTGAAAATCCCACTTCTTTTAATTTTTCTTCTAATTCAGAAAGAGTTATTCCTAAGCTGTGATAAAGGTCAAAAGCTTTAATTCCTTTTTCTTCTACTTGGACTTCTTTTACTTCTTGTGATTTTTTATATCTATCTTTGATTAAATCCACTACTTCATCAGGTAATTTATCTGTAATCTTTTTAAGCCCTAATCCAAGCTCTTCATTTAACTCCTCTTTTAATTTTTTAGGGTCTATGCCTAACTCTAATGCTAAATCCTTTAACTTCAAATATGAAACCTCCTATCCTTTTAAAAAACGTTTTATTTCTCTGCCCAAGTTGTTTTCTAAAACTGCAACAACGCCAACGTTATTTTTTCCAAAAATTTTTCCAAGCTCCTGTTTATTTTTGAAAAAATAAATTTCAAATTTATTTAACTTTAATATATCCTTTTTTGTATTCTCTGAAAGGTCTTTTGCTAAAATCAAAAAGTGCTTTCCTTTAAGTTTATACAAATTTTCATATCCAAACTTTAATTTTCCAGACCTATAAGCAAGCTGCAGCAGTGATATAACTTTCTTTTCAGCTTCTAAATCCATTATTTACTTGGTAGTTTTTGAATTCTCTCAAAATCTTCTTCACTTAATATATCTATATGCCAGCCGGTTAACTTGTGAGCTAATTTTGCATTTATGCCGTTTTTTCCTATCGCTAAGGAAAGTTCTTCTCTTGGAACAGCAATCTCTATTCTTTTTTCTCTTGGAAGAAGTCTATATTTTTTAGCTCTTGCAGGAGCTAAAGCTCTGATAATAAATTTTGCCGGGTCTTCATCCCATTCTATAACATCTATCTTTTCACCGGATAATTCTGAAGAAACATTTAGGATTCTGCTGCCTTTTAAGCCGACTACGACACCAACAGGGTCTATATTTTTATCCTTTGAATAAACTGCTACCTTTGCTCTTTCTCCTGGCTCTCTTGCAACCGCCTTAACCTCGATTTCACCTTCTGCAATTTCAGGAACCTCTATTTCTAATAATTTTTTAAGAAAGTTAGGGTGTGTTCTACTAAGTATAACCATTGGTGGTTCGAAAACTTTTATGACCCTTTTTAACTTTCCTTTTTCTATGATTGGATAGGTGTTTTCTTTAGAAACTTTTAAAACCAAAGCTCTTATTCTATCACCTATTTTGTATTTTTCCTTTGGAATTTGCTCTTCCTTTGGCAAAATTGCCTCAATTCTTCCTAAGTCTACGATTATATCATCACCTTCAAATCTTCTAACAGTTCCGGTTATTATTTTTCCTTCATAATCTTTAAACTCTCTATATAAAATATCTCTTTCAACCTTTGAAACTTTTTTAGCTATTACCTCTTTAGCAACGCTTAAAGCGATTCTTCCAATATCTTCAAGATTCAATGGAACATACACGTATTTTCCATAATCTGCGTTTGGGTCGTAATTTTTTGCTTCTTCTAAAGCAATTTCTTTTGTTTCATCTTCTACAAATGGCGTGACTTTTTTCTTGATTAAAACTTTTAATTCATCTTTTTCTTTATCAAAAATAATTTTTACAGCATCCTTTTCTCTTAATTTAAACTCTTTTTTTACAGCTGTTAAAATACCATCTCTTAATGCTTTTTCTATAACATCTTCAGGAATATTTTTTTCTCTTGATATGGTTTCTATTACATTTTTTAGTTTTACAGACATGCCTACTCCTACACTTAAAAGTCTAATTTTGTTTGGCTAACATTTTCAAATGGAATCTCTACAGTTTCTTCATTTTCTTTAATTTTTACTTTTTCATCTTCTAAACCCAGCAGTGTACCTTTAAACACTTTTTTCTCATTGATAGGTTCTTTTGTTTTTACTACTACATCTCTACCTTTGAAAATATCGTATTCTTCTATATTCTTAAATTTTCTGTCTAATCCTGGTGAAGAAACTTCAAGGATATATGCTTTATCAATTAAATCTTCAACATCAAGTAAAGCTCCTATTCTTTTGCTTACCCATTCACAATCATCTATGGATGTACCTTCCGGATTGTATATGTAAATACGCAAAATTGGTCTTTTGCTTGGTATAAACTCAATATCCACAAGTTTAAAGTCTCTTTCTTCTAAAATAGGTAAAAGTAATTCCTTTACCTTTTCTTCAACCTTCATAAACTAACCTCAAAGTTATTAAAAAATAGTACAATCTAATTTATAAATTTTATCATAAATTTCAAAGAGTTATTTGATTTAAAGGGATTTAAATAGATAGGATTTCTTTTTCCTTAGCCTCTGTAAGTTGATTGATTTCTTCTATGTATCTGTCTGTTAATTTTTGGAGTTTTTCAAGAGCTTTTTTGATGTCGTCTTCTGAAAAGCCTTCTTTTTTGAGTTTTTCTATGTTTTCTTTTTCGTCTCTTCTTATATTTCTAATTGCTATTCTTGCTTCTTCTGCAAACTTATGAATCATTTTTACAACTTCTTTCCTTCTTTCTTCTGTCATTGGTGGAAGGTTTAATCTTATAACGTTTCCTTCTGTTTGCGGATTTGCTCCAAGATTTGCTTCCATCAACGCTTTTTCTATTAGTTTTACAGCTGATTTGTCCCATGTTTGGATTACGATTTGAGCTGGCTCTGGAGTTGAGATTGTTGCAAGCTGTTTTAAAGGAAGTTCTGTTCCGTAGTAATCTATTTTTATATTTTCAACTAATCCTGTAGAAGCTCTGCCTGTTCTAATTCCTAAAAGTTCTTCTTTGTATTTATTAACTGCTCCCTTCATTCTTTTTTCTGCTTCTTTAAGATATTCTTCTATCATTTTTAACCCTCCTTATCTAACTATTGAGCCTACATCTTCACCAAAAACGATTTTTCTAAGATTACCTTTTTTCTTTATGTTAAACACTCCGATAGGAAGTTTATTTTCCATGCATAAGGTTATAGCTGTATGGTCCATAACTTTAAGGTCTTTATTTATTGCATCTAAATAAGAAATTTCTTTTAAGAGTTTTGCATCAGGATATTTTTCAGGGTCTTTGTCGTAAACACCATCAACCTTTGTAGCTTTTAAAAGGATGTCTGCTTTTATTTCGGCAGCTCTTAAAGCTCCTGTTGTATCTGTTGTAAAAAATGGACTGCCTGTTCCAGCAGCAAATATAACAATCCTTCCTTTTTCTAAGTGTCTTATTGCTCTTCTTCTTATATAAGGCTCTGCTATCTGTCTCATTTCGATAGCGGACATAACTCTTGTTGGAACGTCTTTTTTTTCTAAAACATCTTGAAGTGCAAGAGCATTCATAACCGTTGCAAGCATTCCCATATAATCAGCAGTAGCTCTATCCATTCCTATTTCAGTGCCTTGAATGCCTCTGAAAATATTTCCGCCACCTATGACTATAGCAATCTGAACGCCAATTTCATAAACATCTTTTATCTCATCACAAAGTTCACTGACAAAATGGGGATCAATTCCATACTCTTGATCCCCCATCAATGCTTCTCCGGAAAGCTTTAAAAGAATTCTTTTATAAACTAACGGCAAATTTTACTCTCCAAGCTCGTATCTGCAAAATCTTCTAACTTGAATGTTTTCACCAATTTTAGCTATATACTCTTTTACTAATTCTTCAATAGTTTTTTTGTCATCTTTAATGTAAGGCTGTTCATATAAGCATACTTCTTTATAGAATTTCTCTAATTTTCCTTCCGCTATTTTTTCTGCAATGTGAGCCGGTTTTCCTTCTGCAACTGCAGCTTCTCTTGCAATTTCTCCTTCTTTTTCAACAACTTCTCTTGGGACATCCTCTCTTTTAACGTACTGTGGCTTCATAGCTGCAATTTGTAAAGCTATTTCGTTAGCAAGTTCTTTGAAAAGTTCGTTTCTAGCAACGAAGTCTGTTTCACAGTTTAATTCTAAAAGAACGCCAATTCTTCCGCCGGCGTGTATATATGCATGAATTAATCCTTCTTTTGTCTCTCTTCCTGCTTTCTTAGCAGCTTTTGCAACACCTTTTTTTCTTAAAATTTCAACTGCAAGCTCTAAATCGCCATTAGCCTCCTCTAAAGCTGATTTACATTCGAGCATTCCAGCGCCGGTCATTTCTCTAAGAGTCTTAACTAATTTTGCATCAACAGCCATTAAAGCTCCTCCTTAGCTTCTTCTATTTCTTCATCTATATTAGATTTAACTTCTTTCTCTACCACTTCAGAAAGTTTATCTTCTTTTGAATAATTTTTAGCTCCCATATATCCAGATTCTACAACGTTAGCAGCTTCTGCTCTTGCTAAAAGCTCTTCTTCAATGGTTTTTGTTCCTACAGCTGTTCCGATAGATTCTCTCATCTTTTTGCCTTCTATTACAGCGTCAGCTATTTTAGAAGTAATTAATTGAATAGCTTTTATAGCATCATCATTGCCCGGGATTGGATAATCTATTTTGTCTGGGTCGCAGTTTGTATCTGCAATAGCTACAACACGGACGCCGAGTTTATTAGCTTCTGTAACAGCGTTATTTTCTCTTACTGTATCTACAACAAATATAATGTCCGGAACTCTGTCCATATCAACAATACCTTTTAGATACTTTTCAAGCTTTTCTTTTTGCTTCATTAAAGTTCTTGCTTCTTTTTTTGGTAAAACTTCAAATACACCTTCAGCTTCCATTTTCTGCAGCTTTCTTAATTTTGCAATGCTTTTCTTAACAGTTGCAAAGTTTGTGAACATACCGCCGAGCCATTTGTAGTTAACATAGTATGCTCTACATCTTTTAGCTTCTTCTTCTATGATGTTTTGAGCTTGTTTTTTTGTGCCAAGGAAAAGTATTTCTGCACCGTTTGCTACTTGCTCCGTAACGAATTCAAGAGCTTGTCTGAAGAGTGGAACTGTTTTTGAAAGGTCTATGATGTGAATGCCGTTTCTCTTAGTGTAGATGTACGGCTTCATTTTTGGGTTCCATCTTCTTACCGGATGTCCAAAATGAACACCTGCTTCCAAGAGTTCTCTCATGCTGATTTCTACTGCCATAAAAAATCCTCCTTTAAGGGTTTAGTCTTCCACTTCCACATAAAACACCCAAACGGGCAACCCTTATGATGGAAGTGTGGTTATTTAAGAAAACTATTATATCATAAATTTAGATTTTTTGACTAATTTTAATATACGTCAGGTGAGAAATTGGGTGAAAGCAGAGATTCTTTGCCGGCTTCAAAATGACGATACTTTATCCAAGACCTCATCCTATTCTGTAATGGCAATTCATGAATTGCCTCTACTTTCGTTTTCCTTGTTTTATACTGAGGACTTTAGTCCGAATTGTTTCCCTTTTGAATTTTTGAAAATAAAGCAGGAGATTCTTTGCATGGCTTTAGAATGACAATCAAAAGGTTAATTAATTTTTAGACTTGGTTGAAATTTAAAGTACCCTCCCCAAAGCATATTTTTATTTAAAATCCTTCAATTATCCATCTTGAATTAATCTCTTGAACAGGTCTGTTGTTAGGATTCACCATAACAGATTTTAACTTTTCAAGTTGCTGCTTAGATATAGAAATAGGTTTTTTCAAGACAATCCATCTTACACCTTCAGTGCATGGTGGAGTGGTTAATGAGCCTGAGTATGTCATATATCTCTTATCTTTTGGTATAAGATTGTTTAAATTTAAATTCTTATCAAGAATTTTTTCTCCTTCTTCAGCAGGAGCAACGTTTAAAATTTTATCTAACTCTTTATTAGTTTTCCCAAGTTTAGCCATTACACCAACGACCAAAATCTTACCATCTTCTGTTTTATGAACAAAGTGAATTTCCAACGGATAAGATTTTTTCTCTATTGTATGTTCACTTGGTGTGTGGAAATGAAACTGTTTAAGCTGATACTTTTCTCCAAGGTAGTTTAAAGTGTTATCTTCTTTTATATTTATCTGAATAGTATGACCATTGTTTACTACTTCTGATTCTTTTGCAGTTTTGTAGTACAAGTTTAACTTTGGCAGGTTTGCTTTAACTTTATATTTTTTATCAATGTTTATAGGAGATTGATTTTTTAATTTACACCAAAAGAATTCAGGTTTTAACTGCGCCCAATGCTCCGGTCCCTTTTCACCTTCATAACTCCATTCATGCTCAGCAAAAGATATAGAAATGCTTGATAATACTAAAACTGCAGAAATTAGTATTTTTCTCATACTTGATTTTCTCCTGTTAGAAGTAAAATATTAAAATATTATAAACAAATCAGGAGCTAAAAGATGGATAAAATTCTTGTTCATATATGCTGTGGAGTTGATAGTGTTTATGCACTTAGAAAGTTAAAAGAAGATTTCCCAAACAGTGAGCTAATTGGCTATTTTTATGACCCAAACATACATCCAGAAGAAGAGTTTGAGCTTAGATGGATAGAAACAAAAAGAGTTTGTAATCAGCTTGGGATAGAGTGTATAAAAGGAGATTATGATTTAGATTTATGGCTATCTTCTGTAAAAGGTCTTGAAAACGAGCCGGAAAGAGGCGAAAGATGTACTGTTTGCCATGATGTAAGATTAACTAAAAGTGCAGAAATAGCAAAAGAGCTTGGATGTAATAAGCTTACAACAGTTTTAATGATGAGTCCTAAAAAAGATTTTGAAGTATTAAAGGAAGTTGGAGAAAAGGTAGCAAGTGAGTATGGTTTAGAGTTTTTGGCTATTGATTTTAGAAAAAACGGCGGAACAGAAAAAATGAATAAACTTGCGAAAGAATCAGAGCTTTATCATCAAAATTACTGTGGCTGTATTTTTGGATTATTACCACAAAGACAATTTTCTGACTTTATTCCAGAGCTTATAACTTTCTCAAAAGGCAGGCTTGCAGGCAGCAGAGAAGAGCTTTTATTTATAAAACAAATAAGACTATATGCAGAAAGCAATGGCATAAAATGTAAAGAAAAAGATTTTAGCTTTATCGGATGGAGGCTACTGTCTTCTGTTTGTAAGGTTAATAAAGATTATGTAAATCATAAAGTTTTGCCGTATAGCAGGACAATCAAAGGGGTTTTAAGAGCTATTGTATCTAAGATAGAAGAAAGAGAAGATTTTAAAATTGCATACTTGAATAAAGGTAATGCAAAAATCTATATTTTAAATGAGCTAAAAGAACTGCCACTTTCCGAGCCGCGTATCTTTACAGACCCAGTTTTTATAGTTGATACACAGTTAAAAGAAGGTGATAAGGTAGAGCTTCAGCTAAAGTCTGAGTTTATACCGGATATGGTATCTCAAAATCTTTATATTGGTGATGTTGAAAGTAGCGAGAGGAAGTTAGAGTTTTACAGTGATACAGACAGTGATGGAAATAATGGTTATAGGTTAGAAGATATCATTAGTGCTATAGATGAAAATAAAGAGGATATTGAAGCAGGAAAGGTAGGTATAGTTGTTTATGGTGTCGAGCTTGTTGGCAGACTTGGAAGAAGGGCTATTAGTTAAACAATAGTTAATAAGTGAGTAGGTAGGATGAATTTTTTAAAATATCTTGATTATCAAAAACTTTTTCACTTTCGTACACTCCTACCATCTATTTAAAGATTTCTGACAAAAACGCTACATAAAACTCATTAGAAATAAAATGTAGAACTACAACTAAAGAAAAAGATTTTGTTTTTTGATATACAAAGCCATAAAACAAAGATGGAAAAAATGTTAAAAATGAGTGTAAGTCTTGGTAGATGATTATATGTGGAATGGTAAAAAGTATAGAAGTTAAAAGATTAGAAAAATAGCTTAATAAATAAACTCTAAAGAAAAGCTCTTCTGAAAAAGCTATAAATAAGCTGTTTAATGTTTGAAGTGGTTCAAGGATAAATAAAAGTGGTAGTACAAAAATTATTAATAAATCATACTTTCTTGAATAAGAAAAAGCAGACTTAAGATCAATAAAAAGAATTGGAGAGAGTAAAACGACAGATATAAAATATGTAAAGTTTGTAATTTTATAAATTATTGAACTTACAATTAAAGCTGCGTATAATAAAATTGAAAGATTTTTATTATTCATAACTTTTTAAATTACCAATAGTATACGTTGAGTGATAAATACAAAAATATGAAATTCCTCGCATACGCTCAAGAATGACAAAGAAGGGCGTCATTCTGCAGCCGGCTAAGAATCTCATATTTTTTTGAATTTTTCAAACGACATTCCTACCTTACCAACATTCTTAATCTATTTTGTGCGTCTTGTTCCCATCCTCTTCTGCCATCGGTAAGTTTTAAAGCTGTAGTAAGGTTGTTATATGCGTTTTGTCTGTCTCCAATACTTTGATAGCTTACACCAAGGAAGTAGTAAAGGTCTGGATTAGAATCTATTAAATTTTTAGCATTTTCTAAAACTCTTATACTTTCTTGATAGTTTCCAAGCTTTGTTAAAGAAGCACCCATTATAAGCTGTGGCATAAAATACATTCTATCAATGTTATATGCTTTTAAAGCATCTTCATAAGATTTTTTGAAGTCTTTAAGCTGATAATAAACATAGGCTCTGTAAGTATATGCTGCATTGTTTTCTGGATATGCTTTTATAGCTTTGTCTAAATTTGTTAATGAGACAGCTAAATTTTTATTTTTTATGTTATCCTTTGCGTTCTCTACGTATTTATAGCTGTCTGAAGTTAAGATAAGGCGTTTTTTGATCTCTTGAAATTTTTCACTGTCTTTTTTGAGAAGTAATTTATCTGGATATTTTGTAGCTATTAGCTGAGAAACATTTTGTATTCTTTCTTCCGGTAATGGGTGAGTTAAAAGCCATGGAGGGGCTTGAGTTTTTTCCATTTTTTTAAATTTTTCAAAAGTTGCGATTAAACCTCTTGGGTCGTAGCCTGTTTCGTAAGTAAACCTAACACCTAAAGCATCTGCTTCTCTTTCTTGGTCTCTGCTATACTTTAATTGCAAAAGACCTGCCGATACCTGTGCAAG
This is a stretch of genomic DNA from Sulfurihydrogenibium sp. YO3AOP1. It encodes these proteins:
- the nusA gene encoding transcription termination factor NusA translates to MSVKLKNVIETISREKNIPEDVIEKALRDGILTAVKKEFKLREKDAVKIIFDKEKDELKVLIKKKVTPFVEDETKEIALEEAKNYDPNADYGKYVYVPLNLEDIGRIALSVAKEVIAKKVSKVERDILYREFKDYEGKIITGTVRRFEGDDIIVDLGRIEAILPKEEQIPKEKYKIGDRIRALVLKVSKENTYPIIEKGKLKRVIKVFEPPMVILSRTHPNFLKKLLEIEVPEIAEGEIEVKAVAREPGERAKVAVYSKDKNIDPVGVVVGLKGSRILNVSSELSGEKIDVIEWDEDPAKFIIRALAPARAKKYRLLPREKRIEIAVPREELSLAIGKNGINAKLAHKLTGWHIDILSEEDFERIQKLPSK
- a CDS encoding PilZ domain-containing protein → MSDGIIDRFINKLQKDKKIEAYIFYDESPIKVVLPVLDIDFERKQIEFEINPKIEAMINQEKEIYVRFSNEVLLLRPLFWNKETLVTTFPFLAIEPKVKREHVRVKCSQKNPILLEIDDDINVCVLLRDISEKGFSFKLPKTVYLELNKPFSGKLNINGKSLPIVFKVLYKIERPDNTYRYGAKILNATAKVEDEVAKYIFERQREIAKILNTFAD
- a CDS encoding 7-carboxy-7-deazaguanine synthase QueE, whose protein sequence is MKLLKKDLNKETFKVVEIFRSVEGEGRWVGLPVVFIRLEGCNLRCSWCDTPYSYTGENFKLLSISDILEEIKKYNLKRVCITGGEPFFTENLDILVGNLIENNYQVFIETNGTLWNQNFENLDKSKIYITCSPKPPFYFINKNLLPYISEFKFVVDETLDVKHIIRPDLTEYIKNDVIVLQPESNKPEMVNKALKLQDELLKFGIESRIIPQCHKVLGLP
- the pyrH gene encoding UMP kinase, which produces MPLVYKRILLKLSGEALMGDQEYGIDPHFVSELCDEIKDVYEIGVQIAIVIGGGNIFRGIQGTEIGMDRATADYMGMLATVMNALALQDVLEKKDVPTRVMSAIEMRQIAEPYIRRRAIRHLEKGRIVIFAAGTGSPFFTTDTTGALRAAEIKADILLKATKVDGVYDKDPEKYPDAKLLKEISYLDAINKDLKVMDHTAITLCMENKLPIGVFNIKKKGNLRKIVFGEDVGSIVR
- the rimP gene encoding ribosome maturation factor RimP gives rise to the protein MKVEEKVKELLLPILEERDFKLVDIEFIPSKRPILRIYIYNPEGTSIDDCEWVSKRIGALLDVEDLIDKAYILEVSSPGLDRKFKNIEEYDIFKGRDVVVKTKEPINEKKVFKGTLLGLEDEKVKIKENEETVEIPFENVSQTKLDF
- the infB gene encoding translation initiation factor IF-2, with the protein product MKLKDLALELGIDPKKLKEELNEELGLGLKKITDKLPDEVVDLIKDRYKKSQEVKEVQVEEKGIKAFDLYHSLGITLSELEEKLKEVGFSKEITNWTIIDEETVEKVKKAIEDEKKRREEELRKLEEERKRREEEEKAKKEEELKAKEKIKEIPEEKKEEEIKPEPKKEEIPEVIEGVVAEEERKPFRKEKREFEKKEERKPYEKKPFEKKPYEKREGYEKREKYEKKGKFEKREETRPPKEGFAEKEKYKEERKPFEKKERFEKREEKQPTPIAIVPESIKEEKRVEKKETKEERETRLAKEQKEEMEALRKLMEGQPKKRKPKKEEKKKEVEEQSKEEEIKIVQIPEVITVRELADLLDIPVNQILMDLLKRKILATVNQTIDPKIAIEIAEEHGFLAELKEEGVEEEKEAEEEILSEEETAEEEGNLVPRPPVVVVMGHVDHGKTTLLDTIRKTDVAAKEHGGITQHIGAYKIKLPNGKEITFLDTPGHEAFTTLRARGSKVADIAILVVAADDGVKPQTVEAINHAKSAKVPIVVAVNKIDKPGADPMRVRQELTQYGLIPEEWGGDTIFVDVSAKTGKNVEELLEMVLLVAEMLELKANPNRQAVGTVIESKLDPKKGPVATVLVENGTLKVGDYFVAGYTWGKVKALLNERGERLKEAGPGTPVEVLGFEEVPQAGDKFIVKASEREAKQLAEIRKLRREEELLAKKTRIHLENLSEVKEINIIIKADTQGSLEALRKSIEELSNKFSEVSINIIHGAVGGITESDVMLAAASNAIIIGFNVRPDAGARKAAEEENVDIRVYNIIYQALEDLEKAMKGMLAPTYREVLLGTAEVRATFKAKSIGTIAGCYITDGIIKRNAKARLVRNGVVIYDGEISSLKRFKEDVKEVQKGFECGLTLKNFNDIKVGDIIEAYEIVEERPQ
- the frr gene encoding ribosome recycling factor; its protein translation is MIEEYLKEAEKRMKGAVNKYKEELLGIRTGRASTGLVENIKIDYYGTELPLKQLATISTPEPAQIVIQTWDKSAVKLIEKALMEANLGANPQTEGNVIRLNLPPMTEERRKEVVKMIHKFAEEARIAIRNIRRDEKENIEKLKKEGFSEDDIKKALEKLQKLTDRYIEEINQLTEAKEKEILSI
- a CDS encoding ribosomal L7Ae/L30e/S12e/Gadd45 family protein — its product is MDLEAEKKVISLLQLAYRSGKLKFGYENLYKLKGKHFLILAKDLSENTKKDILKLNKFEIYFFKNKQELGKIFGKNNVGVVAVLENNLGREIKRFLKG
- the tsf gene encoding translation elongation factor Ts, whose protein sequence is MAVDAKLVKTLREMTGAGMLECKSALEEANGDLELAVEILRKKGVAKAAKKAGRETKEGLIHAYIHAGGRIGVLLELNCETDFVARNELFKELANEIALQIAAMKPQYVKREDVPREVVEKEGEIAREAAVAEGKPAHIAEKIAEGKLEKFYKEVCLYEQPYIKDDKKTIEELVKEYIAKIGENIQVRRFCRYELGE